One genomic region from Spartobacteria bacterium encodes:
- the glgA gene encoding glycogen synthase: MKAMLLTNEFPPNIYGGAGVHVDYLSRELKKIIDVDVRCFGDQSVDEPHFSVRGAEPEAYLASDAKLKSVFKALDCGIKFNAYPVDSDIVHCHTWYSDFGGILASQAYGIPLVVTTHSLEPSRPWKREQLGRGYDVSCWVEKTAMEMADGIIAVSNGMKEDVQRFFNVDADRIRVIYNGIDTDEYVPSKTKDCFEKYGINPDMPFVLFVGRITRQKGIIHLVNAIKHLDDNIQVVLCAGAPDTKEIADEMKLGVQQAQQSRDNIIWIQEMVDKKTVRELYSHAAVFCCPSIYEPFGIINLEAMACETPVVASAVGGITEVVVPGETGLLIPVDQFTESPFEPRDPEGFARDLAHGINQIMRDPALQTAMGKAGRQRAVDVFSWKSIAAQTAAFYEELIAAKKGHE; this comes from the coding sequence ATGAAAGCCATGTTGCTTACGAACGAATTCCCGCCGAACATTTACGGCGGAGCCGGTGTGCATGTGGATTATTTATCGCGGGAACTGAAGAAGATCATTGACGTGGATGTGCGCTGTTTTGGTGATCAGTCGGTGGATGAACCTCATTTTTCCGTTCGCGGAGCGGAGCCGGAGGCGTATCTTGCATCGGATGCAAAATTGAAATCCGTATTTAAAGCACTGGATTGCGGAATAAAATTTAATGCGTATCCGGTGGATAGCGATATTGTCCATTGTCATACATGGTATAGCGATTTTGGTGGCATCCTGGCCAGTCAGGCCTATGGCATTCCGCTGGTAGTTACTACGCATTCTCTGGAACCGTCACGTCCGTGGAAACGCGAACAGCTGGGGCGCGGGTACGACGTTTCCTGCTGGGTTGAAAAGACCGCCATGGAAATGGCTGATGGTATTATCGCGGTATCCAATGGCATGAAAGAAGATGTACAGCGTTTCTTTAATGTGGATGCAGATCGCATTCGCGTTATTTACAACGGCATTGATACAGATGAATATGTTCCGTCGAAAACCAAAGACTGCTTTGAAAAATATGGAATTAATCCCGATATGCCCTTTGTCTTGTTTGTGGGACGCATAACCCGGCAGAAGGGGATTATTCATCTGGTCAATGCGATCAAACATCTGGATGACAATATTCAGGTCGTATTATGCGCCGGCGCACCGGATACCAAAGAAATTGCCGACGAAATGAAGCTGGGCGTGCAGCAGGCACAGCAAAGCCGCGACAATATCATTTGGATTCAGGAAATGGTGGATAAGAAGACCGTCCGCGAATTATACTCCCATGCTGCGGTATTTTGCTGCCCATCTATCTATGAGCCTTTCGGTATCATTAATTTAGAAGCGATGGCATGCGAAACGCCGGTGGTTGCCAGTGCGGTGGGCGGGATTACCGAAGTAGTGGTTCCGGGGGAAACAGGGTTGCTTATTCCTGTGGATCAGTTCACGGAAAGTCCATTCGAGCCGCGTGACCCTGAAGGCTTTGCCCGTGATTTAGCCCATGGAATCAATCAGATCATGCGTGATCCTGCGTTGCAAACGGCCATGGGCAAAGCGGGCAGGCAGCGTGCCGTTGATGTGTTTAGCTGGAAGAGTATTGCCGCACAGACCGCTGCTTTCTATGAGGAATTGATTGCTGCTAAAAAAGGACATGAATGA
- a CDS encoding metallophosphoesterase, giving the protein MRIIHFSDMHAWKLRIEWSDPWYFKRWLGLVNLTVNRSHKYPPDIAHRVLSHLLDQDADGVICTGDVATTGLKAEFAEAAQRIHPVRDKWKDRFVLVPGNHDRYTTRCIHMRQFEQYITNPSPCKTLGALAKAYEYGPFTLITYECNEARYIRSNATFTENMAEELSAFIGAFTDKPVLLAGHYPVILPPHVHESWQHKLIGSHFLRDVLKRHRIPIYLQGHKHVRWQLESDLTPDTIHVNSGSCGLKSSTLRRKPGYIIIELDDRTATVNAVVAVEMDPETQTFSEYKLPRCQGISVP; this is encoded by the coding sequence ATGCGTATTATTCATTTTAGTGACATGCATGCCTGGAAACTGCGTATAGAGTGGTCTGACCCATGGTATTTCAAACGATGGCTGGGACTGGTCAACCTGACGGTGAATCGCAGTCATAAATATCCACCAGACATTGCGCATCGAGTGCTTTCTCATCTACTTGACCAAGATGCCGACGGTGTGATCTGCACGGGCGATGTCGCCACCACTGGACTGAAAGCAGAATTTGCCGAAGCGGCACAGCGGATTCATCCTGTCCGGGACAAATGGAAAGATCGGTTCGTCCTCGTTCCCGGCAATCATGACCGCTATACCACGCGCTGCATTCACATGCGACAGTTCGAACAGTATATCACCAATCCCTCGCCCTGCAAAACACTGGGTGCCTTGGCTAAAGCCTATGAGTATGGTCCATTCACATTGATCACCTATGAATGTAACGAGGCGCGGTATATCCGATCCAATGCCACTTTTACTGAAAACATGGCGGAAGAACTCTCGGCATTTATCGGAGCGTTCACAGATAAGCCAGTTCTATTAGCCGGGCACTATCCCGTCATCCTGCCGCCCCATGTGCACGAAAGCTGGCAGCACAAACTGATTGGCTCTCATTTCCTGCGGGACGTGCTGAAGCGGCATCGCATCCCCATCTATTTACAGGGACACAAACACGTACGCTGGCAGCTGGAATCCGATCTAACCCCAGATACCATCCATGTCAACAGTGGCTCCTGCGGGCTAAAATCATCTACTCTTCGTCGCAAACCAGGCTATATCATCATCGAATTGGACGATCGCACGGCAACGGTTAATGCGGTTGTCGCGGTGGAAATGGATCCCGAAACGCAGACTTTCAGTGAGTACAAGCTGCCTCGCTGCCAAGGCATATCCGTTCCCTAG
- a CDS encoding FAD-dependent thymidylate synthase: protein MAHVFSPEAEALLDQPLSVLDHGFVRLVDYMGSDERIVATARVSYGDGTKSTRQDTALIDYLMRHQHTSPFEHVVLEMHCKMPIFVARQWVRHRTARINEISGRYSVMKNEFYVPPADQIRFQNSDNKQGRSFDAVPVVMQQKVLEIIQKDQGDVYASYSELIDDDIARELARINLPLSMYTEWYWQMDLHNLFHFLALRMDSHAQWEIRVYAEAIAKLTEAVAPMAYAAFERNVLNGCRFSSDELAALNAMLEGREMTLTGSKLREFNVKLEKLKRHG, encoded by the coding sequence ATGGCACATGTTTTCAGTCCCGAAGCAGAAGCGTTGCTCGATCAGCCCTTAAGCGTACTGGATCACGGATTTGTGCGCCTGGTCGATTACATGGGCTCCGATGAGCGGATTGTCGCAACGGCTCGTGTATCTTATGGCGACGGTACCAAATCGACCCGGCAGGATACAGCGCTCATTGATTATCTGATGAGGCATCAGCACACCAGTCCCTTTGAACATGTGGTACTGGAAATGCATTGTAAAATGCCTATCTTTGTTGCGCGCCAATGGGTGCGCCATCGCACTGCGCGTATTAACGAAATCTCAGGCCGCTATTCGGTGATGAAAAATGAGTTTTATGTGCCGCCCGCTGATCAAATCCGCTTTCAGAACAGCGATAACAAACAGGGTCGCTCCTTTGATGCTGTTCCCGTCGTTATGCAGCAGAAAGTGCTGGAAATCATCCAAAAAGATCAGGGTGATGTCTATGCCTCCTACTCGGAATTAATTGATGACGATATTGCCCGAGAACTGGCCCGCATCAATCTGCCGCTGTCCATGTATACGGAATGGTACTGGCAGATGGATTTGCACAATTTATTTCATTTTTTGGCATTGCGGATGGATAGCCATGCCCAATGGGAAATTCGCGTGTATGCAGAAGCGATTGCAAAACTTACAGAGGCCGTAGCGCCCATGGCATATGCGGCATTCGAGCGTAATGTTTTGAATGGCTGTCGTTTTTCATCCGACGAACTGGCGGCATTGAACGCCATGTTAGAAGGACGCGAGATGACACTGACGGGATCAAAGCTCAGAGAATTTAATGTGAAACTGGAAAAATTAAAACGCCATGGATAA
- a CDS encoding choice-of-anchor D domain-containing protein, with amino-acid sequence MGKRITAAACSILLLFAMTAAAATYYVSPWGSSESPYSTWETAATNIQDAVNQAHNNDVVLVTNGVYNTGGDSRFGVKHRLILTNSTTIQSVNGSRHTVIEGAPDPVSGALGTNATRAVYMAKGTLDGFTVRRGYTDDAGEPARREAGGVLMMGGSLYNSHIVGNMSGGAGAGGWLANCLVTNTFFEKNTTTNGAGVHIRQQVRMKGSRSANLDKAYAEIGVIGTNAAYITNGAPAIIPNGTDFGHVDMTDGLMTHTFTITNMGVSALHIDAITTNGGQAADFVIPEALVTNVVNNHTSITFDVKFDPSELGIRETMLFVHNNDPDDDPFVIWLRGQGVEPDIVVLGTNLAVIVSGEMLTDYQKGTDFGSMDVTTGILTNIFTITNAGTSTLNLSDLVITNGNTSDFTITSMPAMSLATGEVSTFSVTFDPVDMGVRTSMVYIASDDPDTPYTFLLSGLGLEPYMKILGINLDFIPNNDVTPTIVDGTDFGEAYYGAITHTFTITNTGNSLLEMTGTPTVAVSGSHAADFTVSAMPSTSLDASNETTFAIRFFPSSVLTSTAEVSIVNNDDFHSNTPYTFQVIGAGSRSNQFLNIDANLHRVAAAAVDWGDYDNDGWLDLAMMGYDGTNNFTDVYRNGGDGTFTPVGAGIDPIESGRIRWGDYDADGYLDLAMIGYGDDGMNASIWRNTTGTGFTNIMASLQAVYNGGLGWGDYDNDGDFDLAISGAYTATSRITAVYRNDEGIFTNAHFNLPGLNASRLTWADFDNDGDLDLTICGDDGYGKTTKIYTNDAGSLYLGQSLVGVSYGALSWGDYDADGDLDLAVGGYAENGPRLLIYSNNGTTLVTVSNKNLTGIWLGEAQWADYDNDGDMDLLTIGSTSNNVLVSRIYKYENGSFTNIPLNLPGMRITGAAWGDYDNDGDLDMALAGQGTNGYSANIYRNLSDTLNTPPSAPYGLIVSASGRYAHFAWDSAMDAETASPALSYNLLVSTDPLGENVMPAMADTASGWRRVVRMGNVQHNRSWTLQVPTGKDIYWAVQAVDSGFEGGPWAFGNDFSNAPLPDLTIAALSYTKIPFTAYVTVSNTGLKATDPGTLSIWTDLSTNAACSQVADATTNGLGLLNPGSSIQITFNGLAQPQAGVTNVLRAYVDSGCTILEERTNNNQMAVEYVIPRYSNFMFNAFALQTNTWLRWSKPTDSGLLSDATHLRYGTASYPATTSDGTLLYTGTNLVYVHQNQVQGVTYYYTIWVSNDGTNWVIPPTDN; translated from the coding sequence ATGGGTAAACGAATCACAGCAGCTGCATGTTCGATTCTGTTGCTGTTCGCGATGACAGCCGCAGCGGCGACCTATTATGTTTCGCCCTGGGGCAGTTCGGAATCGCCTTATTCCACGTGGGAAACAGCGGCCACCAACATCCAGGATGCCGTTAATCAAGCACACAACAATGATGTCGTTCTGGTTACCAACGGGGTATACAATACGGGCGGTGACAGTCGTTTCGGAGTGAAGCATCGCCTGATTCTTACGAACAGCACCACGATTCAGAGTGTAAACGGGTCGCGCCATACCGTTATTGAAGGAGCCCCCGATCCGGTTTCCGGCGCATTGGGAACCAATGCCACACGAGCGGTATACATGGCCAAAGGGACGCTGGACGGGTTTACCGTTCGCCGCGGTTATACGGACGATGCAGGTGAGCCGGCCCGCAGAGAAGCCGGCGGCGTGCTGATGATGGGCGGTTCCTTATATAACAGCCACATCGTTGGCAACATGTCGGGCGGAGCCGGTGCCGGTGGATGGCTGGCAAACTGTCTGGTAACCAACACGTTTTTTGAGAAAAACACCACCACCAATGGCGCGGGAGTTCATATTCGTCAGCAGGTACGCATGAAAGGATCCCGGTCGGCCAATCTGGACAAGGCCTATGCGGAAATCGGCGTCATCGGAACCAATGCCGCATATATCACCAACGGGGCACCGGCCATCATTCCCAATGGTACGGATTTTGGTCACGTGGATATGACAGACGGCTTGATGACGCACACGTTTACCATCACCAATATGGGCGTCAGTGCCCTGCATATCGATGCGATCACCACCAACGGCGGACAGGCCGCCGACTTTGTTATTCCCGAGGCTCTGGTCACCAATGTAGTGAATAATCATACATCCATTACCTTCGATGTGAAATTCGATCCTTCGGAACTGGGTATTCGCGAAACCATGCTGTTTGTGCATAATAACGATCCGGATGATGATCCTTTTGTGATCTGGCTGCGGGGTCAGGGCGTGGAACCGGATATTGTGGTTTTGGGAACCAATCTCGCGGTGATTGTCAGCGGCGAAATGCTGACGGATTATCAGAAGGGCACGGATTTTGGCTCCATGGATGTCACCACCGGCATCCTTACCAATATTTTCACGATTACCAATGCGGGAACATCAACCCTGAATCTGTCGGATCTCGTCATTACCAATGGAAATACCAGCGATTTCACCATCACCAGTATGCCGGCGATGTCGCTGGCCACGGGCGAAGTCAGTACCTTTTCCGTCACCTTTGACCCCGTGGATATGGGCGTGCGTACATCGATGGTCTATATTGCCAGCGACGATCCGGACACGCCGTACACCTTTTTATTGAGCGGATTAGGATTGGAGCCCTACATGAAAATACTGGGCATCAATCTGGATTTCATTCCCAATAATGATGTGACGCCCACCATCGTCGACGGCACCGATTTCGGCGAAGCCTATTACGGAGCCATCACGCATACGTTCACCATTACCAACACGGGAAACAGCCTGCTTGAAATGACGGGCACACCCACAGTAGCCGTATCAGGAAGTCATGCGGCCGATTTTACCGTTTCAGCCATGCCGTCCACGTCGCTGGACGCATCCAATGAAACCACCTTTGCCATCCGCTTCTTCCCTTCCAGTGTGCTCACCAGTACAGCCGAAGTGTCCATCGTCAATAACGACGACTTCCATAGCAATACGCCCTATACCTTCCAGGTGATCGGAGCGGGTTCGCGGAGCAATCAGTTCCTCAACATCGATGCCAACCTGCATCGCGTAGCGGCCGCTGCAGTGGACTGGGGGGACTACGACAACGACGGCTGGCTGGATTTGGCCATGATGGGCTATGATGGAACAAATAACTTTACGGATGTATATCGCAATGGTGGCGACGGCACCTTCACCCCCGTCGGGGCAGGTATTGACCCCATCGAATCCGGACGCATCCGCTGGGGCGACTATGATGCGGACGGCTATCTTGATCTGGCGATGATCGGCTATGGCGACGACGGAATGAATGCGTCGATTTGGCGGAACACGACGGGCACCGGATTTACCAATATTATGGCCTCCCTGCAGGCCGTCTATAATGGGGGGCTCGGCTGGGGCGACTATGACAACGATGGCGATTTTGATCTGGCGATCAGCGGAGCCTATACGGCCACCAGTCGTATCACTGCGGTCTATCGCAATGACGAGGGCATCTTTACCAATGCGCATTTCAATTTGCCCGGATTAAACGCCAGTCGCCTGACATGGGCCGATTTTGACAATGACGGGGATCTTGATCTGACCATTTGCGGCGATGACGGATACGGCAAAACAACTAAAATATATACAAACGATGCCGGCTCGTTGTACCTGGGACAAAGCCTTGTCGGGGTAAGTTACGGCGCATTGAGCTGGGGTGATTATGACGCGGATGGTGATTTGGATCTGGCCGTGGGCGGCTATGCGGAAAATGGGCCCAGGCTGCTTATTTACAGCAACAACGGCACGACCCTTGTCACGGTTTCTAATAAAAACCTGACAGGTATCTGGCTGGGCGAAGCACAATGGGCGGACTACGATAACGACGGCGATATGGATCTGCTGACCATCGGCAGCACCAGTAACAACGTGCTAGTTTCCCGCATCTATAAATACGAGAATGGCAGCTTCACCAACATCCCGTTGAATCTTCCCGGTATGCGAATCACCGGCGCAGCCTGGGGTGATTATGATAACGATGGCGACCTTGATATGGCGTTGGCCGGTCAGGGAACCAATGGATATTCCGCCAACATTTACCGTAACCTTTCCGATACCCTCAATACGCCACCAAGCGCACCATATGGCTTAATTGTTTCCGCCTCCGGCAGATATGCCCATTTCGCATGGGATTCTGCCATGGATGCTGAAACAGCGTCGCCGGCACTCTCATACAACCTGCTGGTCTCCACCGATCCGCTGGGCGAAAACGTCATGCCTGCCATGGCGGACACCGCATCGGGCTGGCGTCGCGTGGTACGGATGGGCAATGTGCAGCACAATCGTTCCTGGACCCTTCAGGTTCCTACCGGAAAAGATATTTACTGGGCTGTTCAAGCCGTTGATTCCGGCTTCGAAGGCGGACCGTGGGCTTTCGGAAATGATTTCTCGAATGCGCCCCTGCCCGACCTGACCATTGCCGCCCTTTCGTATACAAAAATTCCCTTTACCGCCTACGTAACCGTGAGCAATACCGGATTAAAAGCAACTGATCCCGGTACGCTGTCGATTTGGACTGATTTGTCCACCAATGCCGCATGCAGTCAAGTCGCCGATGCCACCACCAACGGCCTCGGCCTATTGAATCCCGGATCAAGTATTCAGATCACTTTCAACGGTCTTGCCCAACCCCAGGCAGGTGTAACCAACGTCCTGCGAGCCTATGTAGACAGCGGATGCACGATTCTCGAAGAACGAACCAACAACAACCAGATGGCTGTGGAGTACGTCATTCCGCGCTACTCCAATTTCATGTTCAATGCCTTTGCACTGCAAACCAATACATGGCTACGCTGGAGCAAACCCACCGATAGCGGCCTGCTTTCTGATGCGACACATCTCCGTTACGGCACTGCATCCTATCCCGCCACCACCAGCGACGGCACACTCCTTTACACAGGCACAAACTTGGTTTATGTCCATCAGAATCAAGTACAGGGCGTAACCTACTACTATACCATCTGGGTCAGCAACGACGGCACCAACTGGGTAATACCGCCAACCGACAATTAA
- the thiI gene encoding tRNA 4-thiouridine(8) synthase ThiI, whose amino-acid sequence MDNLQDQTSRWLSLPWDGIAIHINEIALKGGNKKHFIDRLNRNLRQITKPWNGKVIAYHDRLLIEAETDSIPYIARAAACLFGVSSVNPVRLLPPDYESMKTYALEVYQKIALPGDSFAMRVKRADKRFPLSSQHMARDTGGFIARQTKAPVHLTNPDVLLSFRVQAKNIYHEGPCIPGPNGLPVGTSGRLLTLFSGGIDSPVAAWMGMRRGCTTDFIHFHTYADPEQVMATKIPDLIRLVIRPQGVCARLLLVPYTVFEDMMFSADIPQQYELVMFRRFMVRTSCAVARRHRYSALVTGDNLGQVASQTMGNLVAFDQVATIPVFRPLVMANKQEIVTRAKEIGTFDASVEPYKDCCSLVATGPQTNPRMKHIYEIEEPIDMDRVIKAAVDAITTITLE is encoded by the coding sequence ATGGATAATTTGCAGGATCAAACCAGCCGCTGGTTGTCCCTCCCTTGGGACGGCATTGCCATTCATATCAATGAAATTGCGCTCAAAGGCGGTAATAAAAAGCATTTCATTGATCGCCTGAATCGTAATCTTCGCCAGATCACCAAGCCATGGAACGGCAAAGTGATTGCCTATCATGATCGATTGCTGATTGAAGCGGAAACCGATTCAATCCCCTACATTGCAAGGGCGGCAGCCTGTCTGTTTGGCGTGTCCTCGGTGAATCCCGTCCGACTGCTTCCTCCTGATTATGAGAGCATGAAAACCTATGCATTGGAAGTCTACCAAAAGATAGCCCTGCCGGGAGACTCCTTTGCCATGCGCGTCAAGCGTGCAGACAAACGCTTTCCTTTATCATCGCAACATATGGCACGCGATACCGGCGGTTTTATAGCTCGGCAGACGAAGGCTCCGGTACATCTGACCAATCCGGATGTATTGCTCTCTTTTCGCGTTCAGGCAAAAAATATTTATCACGAAGGCCCCTGCATTCCCGGCCCCAACGGGTTGCCTGTAGGCACATCCGGCCGATTGCTTACGCTCTTTTCCGGCGGCATTGATTCCCCCGTCGCGGCGTGGATGGGCATGCGGCGAGGCTGTACCACGGACTTTATTCATTTCCATACCTACGCGGATCCCGAACAGGTCATGGCGACAAAAATTCCGGATTTAATTCGTTTGGTCATACGCCCACAGGGAGTCTGTGCCCGTTTATTGCTCGTCCCCTACACCGTCTTTGAAGACATGATGTTTTCGGCGGATATTCCACAACAATACGAACTGGTCATGTTCCGTCGTTTCATGGTGCGCACATCCTGCGCCGTGGCCAGACGCCACCGATACAGCGCCCTTGTTACAGGGGACAACCTTGGTCAAGTGGCGTCGCAGACTATGGGCAATCTGGTGGCCTTTGATCAGGTCGCTACCATCCCCGTTTTCCGGCCGCTGGTTATGGCCAACAAACAGGAAATCGTTACGAGAGCGAAGGAAATCGGCACCTTCGACGCCTCTGTCGAGCCGTACAAAGACTGCTGCTCGCTGGTTGCTACCGGGCCTCAAACCAATCCCAGGATGAAACATATCTATGAAATCGAAGAACCCATCGATATGGACCGTGTGATCAAGGCCGCTGTAGATGCGATAACAACCATTACTCTGGAATAA
- a CDS encoding alpha-1,4-glucan--maltose-1-phosphate maltosyltransferase: MKNTTVIIEDVYPELDSGRYPVKRTQGEVLDVFADIFKEGHDKITAYILYRKKGEQRWLTTPMHHVDNDRWTGSFSLPDVGRYEYSIRAFGDTYRSWVEEVTKKLEAKVDISSEVLEGLALVEEAAKCAVGTVDEGLFRDYIEKAKASSVDGEKAYILTCSGVSDLMARYPDESLATDYDRTLQVKVERLRARYASWYEIFPRSYGKDANTHGTFKDCEAILPRIAAAGFDVVYMTPIHPIGEVNRKGRNNTLVAQEGDVGSPYAIGSRFGGHMSIHPELGTMEDFEHFVGECKKLDMEVAIDFAIQCAPDHPYVEAHPEWFFKRPDGTIKFAENPPKKYEDIYPLNFYCESKDALWQEMVDIIMFWADRGVRIFRVDNPHTKPTAFWEWLIAEVQSTYPDAVFLAEAFTRPKVMRSLAKAGFTQSYTYFTWRNTKKDLTDYFEELTQGEMKEYFKGHLFPTTPDILPVMLQEDGEPAFKMRAVLSATLSSLLGIYSGYELCENAALEGREEYLDSEKYECRQRDFNQKEHNIWGLITRLNTIRREHPALQEYKNLRFYRADNEQVLFYGKSTADKKDNILVAVSLDPYQNQRCTVHVPLHKLGIAHDETYQVHDLLSGHRFLWQGEENSIELGPETQMAYVFELRRWIRNENNFDYY, translated from the coding sequence ATGAAAAATACGACGGTCATAATAGAAGATGTGTATCCCGAACTGGATTCGGGGCGTTATCCGGTGAAGCGCACGCAGGGCGAAGTTCTGGATGTCTTTGCTGATATTTTTAAAGAAGGTCATGATAAGATTACGGCCTACATCCTGTATCGTAAAAAGGGTGAGCAGAGGTGGTTGACGACCCCCATGCATCATGTGGACAATGATCGCTGGACTGGTTCATTTTCCTTGCCCGATGTGGGGCGCTATGAATACAGTATTCGTGCCTTTGGCGATACATATCGGTCATGGGTTGAAGAAGTTACAAAAAAACTTGAAGCAAAGGTTGATATTTCGAGCGAGGTGTTAGAGGGCTTGGCACTAGTGGAGGAAGCGGCGAAATGTGCTGTGGGAACGGTGGATGAAGGCTTATTCCGTGACTATATTGAAAAGGCGAAAGCAAGCAGTGTGGACGGTGAAAAAGCGTATATTTTGACGTGCAGCGGTGTCAGCGATTTGATGGCACGGTATCCCGATGAATCACTGGCTACGGATTATGACCGTACGTTGCAGGTGAAAGTAGAACGACTTCGCGCCCGTTATGCCTCATGGTATGAAATTTTCCCGCGCTCTTACGGGAAAGATGCCAATACGCATGGCACGTTTAAAGATTGCGAAGCGATACTGCCGCGCATTGCAGCTGCCGGGTTTGACGTCGTTTACATGACACCGATTCACCCCATTGGCGAGGTGAATCGCAAAGGTCGCAACAATACGCTTGTCGCGCAGGAGGGTGACGTGGGATCACCTTACGCGATTGGCAGCCGGTTTGGTGGTCACATGTCCATTCATCCCGAACTGGGCACCATGGAGGATTTTGAGCATTTTGTAGGCGAGTGCAAGAAGCTTGATATGGAGGTGGCCATTGATTTTGCTATTCAATGTGCTCCGGATCACCCCTACGTTGAAGCCCATCCGGAATGGTTTTTTAAGCGGCCTGACGGCACCATTAAGTTTGCGGAAAATCCACCCAAAAAATACGAGGATATCTACCCTCTGAATTTCTATTGTGAGAGCAAGGATGCTCTGTGGCAGGAAATGGTTGATATAATCATGTTCTGGGCTGATCGCGGTGTACGCATTTTCCGCGTGGATAATCCCCATACGAAACCCACCGCATTCTGGGAATGGCTCATTGCCGAAGTGCAGTCGACCTATCCTGACGCGGTGTTTCTAGCTGAGGCCTTTACACGTCCGAAAGTGATGCGGTCGCTGGCCAAGGCCGGATTTACGCAGTCGTATACGTACTTTACGTGGCGTAATACGAAAAAGGATCTTACGGATTACTTTGAAGAACTGACGCAGGGGGAAATGAAGGAATACTTTAAAGGGCATCTTTTCCCGACGACTCCAGATATTTTACCTGTCATGCTGCAGGAAGATGGGGAACCGGCCTTTAAAATGCGTGCCGTACTTTCCGCCACTCTTTCCTCTCTTCTGGGGATTTATAGCGGTTATGAACTGTGCGAAAACGCGGCGCTCGAGGGACGCGAGGAGTATCTTGATTCCGAGAAGTACGAATGCAGGCAGCGTGATTTCAATCAAAAGGAACACAATATCTGGGGATTAATCACTCGTCTGAATACCATTCGCCGTGAACATCCGGCACTTCAGGAGTACAAGAATCTGCGTTTCTATCGTGCAGATAATGAACAGGTTCTGTTCTATGGTAAGTCAACCGCCGATAAGAAGGATAACATTCTGGTTGCGGTTAGTCTTGATCCCTATCAAAACCAGCGCTGTACGGTACATGTTCCGCTGCATAAACTGGGTATTGCGCATGATGAAACCTATCAGGTTCATGACTTGCTCAGTGGTCATCGTTTTCTGTGGCAGGGCGAAGAAAACAGCATCGAACTGGGGCCGGAAACACAGATGGCCTATGTTTTTGAACTGCGCCGCTGGATTCGGAACGAAAATAACTTCGACTATTATTAG